CGTGGAACTGGTAGGCGCTGAAGTCGCCGGCCGCGCCCACCACGACGCCGAGCACGGGCGTGAGGAACGCGGTGACGAAGCCCGTGACCACGCCGGTGAACGCCGCACCGATGACCACACCGACGGCCATGTCGATCACGTTGCCGCGCATCATGAAGTCGCGGAAGCCCTTGAGCACTGTCTCTCCCCTGAGGTTGCTGCGGGTGTCAGCAGACGAAAATAGGACAAGGGGCCCGGAGGTCCAAACCTCCGGGCCCCGTTGAGAGAAGAGACTCAGCCGAGCGGGTCCGGCGCCGCCGTGACGCCCAGCTTCGCGAGCTCGGCCTTGCCACCGTCGAAGGCGGTCAGCACCAGCGGGCCCTGCTCGGTGACGGCCACCGAGTGCTCCCAGTGCGAGGCCCAGGTGCCGTCGGTGGTGACCACCGTCCAGTCGTCCTCCAGCACCGCGGTGTGCGGGGTGCCGAGCGAGACCATCGGCTCGATCGCCAGCACCGTGCCGGGGACCAGCTTCGGCCCCTTGCCGCGGCCGGCCACGTAGTTCAGCACGTGCGGCTCCATGTGCATGGCGGTGCCGATGCCGTGGCCGCCGTACCCCTCGGTGATGCCCCACTTGCCCTTCGGCGGCAGCGGCTGGCGGCGGATGAAGCCCTCGATCGCCCGGGAGACGTCGACCAGCCGGTTGCCCTTCTTCATCTGGGCGATGCCGGCCCACATCGAGCCCTCGGTGACCCGCGACAGCATCAGGTTCTCGTCGGCGGTCGCGCCGACCGCGACGGTGATCGCCGCGTCGCCGTGCCAGCCGTCCAGGATCGCGCCGCAGTCGATCGAGATCAGGTCGCCGGCCTGCAGCACCTTGTCGCCGGGGATGCCGTGCACGACCTCCTCGTTGACCGAGGCGCAGATCACCCCGGGGAACCAGAGACCGCCGTGGTCGGCGCGGAAGTTGGAGGTGGCGCCGTGCTTGGCGATGACCCGGTCCGCGATGTCGTTCAGCTCCCCGGTGGTCACCCCCGGGGCGACCGCCTCGCGACAGGCCTTCAGCGCCTCGGCGACGACCAGCCCGGCCGCTCGCATCTTGGCGATCTGCTCGGGGGTCTTGATCTCCACCATCTGGTCAACGCCTTCCACGTTCTGATTTCGGACTGCCTTCCACCGTACGACGCACGAGACGGCCGGGCCGCCCGCTTCGGGGCGACCCGGCCGTCTCGCGACGCCTCGCGGGCGTCAGGCGTTCTTGTTCTGCTCCAGGGCGGCGACCGCGCGCTCGGTCACCTCGTCCACCTTGCCGAGGGCGGAGATGGTGACCAGCAGGCCCTGCTCCTGGTAGTAGCCGATGATCGGCTCGGTCTTGGAGTGGTACTCCTCCAGCCGGACCCGCACGGCCTCCTCGGTGTCGTCCGAGCGCTGGTACAGCTCGC
The DNA window shown above is from Streptomyces sp. TLI_171 and carries:
- the map gene encoding type I methionyl aminopeptidase, encoding MVEIKTPEQIAKMRAAGLVVAEALKACREAVAPGVTTGELNDIADRVIAKHGATSNFRADHGGLWFPGVICASVNEEVVHGIPGDKVLQAGDLISIDCGAILDGWHGDAAITVAVGATADENLMLSRVTEGSMWAGIAQMKKGNRLVDVSRAIEGFIRRQPLPPKGKWGITEGYGGHGIGTAMHMEPHVLNYVAGRGKGPKLVPGTVLAIEPMVSLGTPHTAVLEDDWTVVTTDGTWASHWEHSVAVTEQGPLVLTAFDGGKAELAKLGVTAAPDPLG